A single Oscillospiraceae bacterium DNA region contains:
- a CDS encoding nucleoside monophosphate kinase gives MKHNRKPLILEKWDFMILLGESGGGKGTLVKNIKHYWLDNLYSASMGDIFRAKAKEDPKIKELTEQGILVDDSVTCQIFREFALSHTPGLVDGFPRNRQQTIDLIRFIKENNWRVLLVDLKCSMEKIIERLLARKRSDDNLNIVYKRHTDHNNLHPVVMEEIKTRPDLFDVITLDGNLNSEVVFSNFLLDVLRLVDMLYFYDMTDVDTTFAVSDDETSINPAINRWICGFLRSIQKKLIENE, from the coding sequence GTGAAGCATAACCGCAAACCGTTGATATTGGAAAAATGGGATTTCATGATTCTGCTGGGCGAGTCCGGCGGGGGAAAAGGTACGCTGGTTAAAAACATCAAACACTATTGGCTGGACAACCTGTATTCGGCCAGCATGGGTGACATCTTCCGCGCCAAAGCCAAGGAAGACCCGAAAATCAAGGAACTGACCGAGCAAGGCATTTTGGTGGACGATTCCGTCACCTGCCAAATCTTCCGCGAATTCGCGCTGTCGCACACCCCCGGCTTGGTGGACGGCTTCCCCCGCAACCGCCAGCAAACGATCGACTTGATCCGCTTTATCAAGGAAAACAACTGGCGCGTGCTGCTGGTAGACCTCAAATGCTCCATGGAAAAGATCATCGAACGCCTGCTGGCCCGCAAACGCTCCGACGACAATTTGAACATCGTATACAAACGCCATACCGACCACAACAACCTGCACCCCGTCGTCATGGAGGAAATCAAGACCCGCCCCGACCTCTTCGACGTAATTACGCTGGACGGCAACCTTAATTCGGAAGTCGTATTCTCAAATTTCCTCCTGGACGTACTGCGTTTGGTGGATATGCTCTACTTCTACGACATGACGGACGTGGATACGACCTTCGCTGTCAGCGACGACGAAACCTCAATCAACCCCGCGATCAACCGCTGGATATGCGGCTTCCTGCGCAGTATCCAAAAGAAATTAATCGAAAACGAATAG
- a CDS encoding flavodoxin family protein, which produces MYLVITASPNENGLTAACGRAACDSVTNAGREAEIIDLCAGRISPCLVCNDGWGTCLPEAKCVIGDMMDALQAKIRAAEGIFLVTPVYFGQPNERMQYFLDRFRRMECFNKAGSAAKGKMIHLIAAAGGGGAGGGTCLAEMEMWCSHVGAVTGERFDVTRANRGEVIDAIRLLPIQ; this is translated from the coding sequence ATGTATTTGGTGATTACGGCATCGCCCAATGAAAACGGGCTGACCGCCGCCTGCGGCAGGGCCGCGTGTGATAGCGTTACGAACGCGGGGCGCGAGGCTGAAATAATCGATTTGTGCGCGGGCAGGATTTCGCCTTGCTTGGTTTGCAACGATGGGTGGGGGACTTGCCTGCCCGAAGCGAAATGCGTCATCGGCGATATGATGGATGCGTTGCAAGCGAAGATACGCGCGGCGGAGGGTATATTCCTCGTTACGCCGGTGTATTTCGGCCAACCTAACGAACGGATGCAATACTTCCTCGACCGCTTCCGCCGGATGGAATGTTTTAACAAAGCCGGCAGCGCGGCGAAGGGAAAAATGATTCACCTCATAGCGGCGGCGGGCGGCGGCGGCGCGGGCGGCGGCACATGCCTGGCCGAAATGGAAATGTGGTGCAGCCACGTAGGCGCGGTTACGGGCGAGCGTTTTGACGTAACGCGCGCCAACCGCGGGGAAGTGATTGACGCGATACGGCTTTTGCCCATACAATAG
- a CDS encoding PD-(D/E)XK nuclease family protein, with the protein MPLQFILGPPGAGKTAHCLKELERTRSQPPSGGTDCAFVDAPLYYLVPEQFSLQSERLLLAERTASVRVQVLSFNRMAYRLFSALGGPPGRMADELAKAMLLRKVLFENSDSFVYYQSAHDKPGFVEALAKTLTELNHYKVTAEDLLLRTSEGSGIMGAPETREGRDSAPLKAKSVAGIPPLPRHGIPEITGDPALSAKLSDLALIITKYREAVSGRYLLTDDLLDLLAQRLEATEGALPLLDGAYIWVDGFSGFTPQERQILLHIMKRSAYMGVTLTTRDTQRFTDPLCEAPRTTQERLSRTAAQAGIELLPPIYMENNYRHADNPCMAFFVSHFTPAAGAGKARTYNVGNDGDSALGAVPNSPIELIPARDPYDAVLSAASRICEWVQERGYRFKDIAVLCGDRKRYEGILRLSFDRLKIPLFVDTETDILSHPLTELIRAAFEIVNRNYGYDSVFRFLKTGLVDLDRNAVDILENYAAAHGIAGYRWRYEMADPAAEAARQRFMRVLGDFDRIKKKSSVVSVCRKVFDLLYALDVPAVLSRWFDECMAAGNHDTARMHKQVWPKICEVFDKLAEILGDTLVTPREFAVLLDAGLSQAGLGRIPPTLDQVVLGDMGRSRYPAIKAMIVLGANEGVLPPLPAEQGLFTDGERERLRNADLELAPDITGRVNEQSYALYCALSQPSDTLAFIYAEGDSGGKVLRPSPVVRAIRAQFPAVVPKAAAPVREYVPLTSDLIGQKLPSLSPKSVNRLFGPVVYTAASRLEAYARCPFAYYMTYLLKAKPRKLYEIMPADLGSLFHDVVANFARRYQWQARTKTEIEEIVGSLVRELVPESEETNATVYHGSARNRYILEKARRVCTASIWALGEQLKQGEYDPAYTELDLPPAPPIPLGNGRSLSLSGRIDRADLLEGEDGNTYVRIIDYKSGRARFNPDEVRRGTQLQLMLYMNAMLESPDLTNKNPKPGGVFYFPIGDPLLKTDQLLDDAAREAGLLKAFRMSGVDLSDPNEYARLSKDANEKIKDLTLRLTEGVIAPAPCVSGGRNPCEYCNHGAACKIEFGI; encoded by the coding sequence ATGCCGTTGCAATTCATCCTCGGCCCGCCGGGCGCGGGTAAGACGGCACATTGCCTGAAGGAACTCGAGCGTACCCGTTCGCAGCCCCCTTCGGGCGGCACCGATTGCGCCTTCGTTGACGCGCCCCTGTATTACCTCGTGCCGGAGCAGTTCTCCTTGCAATCGGAACGTTTGCTGCTGGCGGAACGCACCGCTTCCGTACGGGTGCAGGTACTCAGCTTCAATCGGATGGCGTACCGTTTGTTTTCCGCGCTGGGCGGCCCGCCGGGGCGCATGGCGGACGAATTGGCCAAGGCGATGCTTTTGCGTAAGGTTTTGTTTGAAAATTCCGATTCGTTTGTATATTACCAAAGCGCGCACGACAAACCCGGCTTCGTTGAAGCGTTGGCGAAGACGCTTACGGAGTTGAACCATTATAAGGTAACGGCTGAGGATTTACTTTTACGAACATCGGAGGGTTCGGGGATTATGGGGGCTCCGGAGACACGGGAGGGGAGGGATTCCGCTCCCTTGAAGGCGAAGTCGGTCGCCGGAATCCCTCCCCTCCCGCGTCATGGCATCCCGGAAATAACCGGAGACCCCGCGTTGTCCGCGAAGCTCTCCGACCTTGCGTTGATAATTACCAAGTACCGTGAGGCAGTCAGCGGACGGTATCTATTGACCGATGATTTGTTGGATTTGCTGGCGCAAAGGTTGGAAGCTACGGAAGGCGCGCTGCCGCTTTTGGACGGTGCATACATTTGGGTAGACGGTTTTTCGGGCTTCACCCCGCAGGAACGGCAAATATTACTACATATAATGAAACGTTCCGCTTACATGGGCGTCACGCTTACCACGCGGGACACGCAACGCTTCACCGATCCGCTGTGCGAAGCCCCGCGCACCACGCAAGAAAGATTGAGCCGCACCGCAGCACAAGCGGGAATCGAACTATTACCGCCCATTTACATGGAAAACAACTACCGCCATGCCGACAATCCGTGCATGGCGTTCTTCGTATCGCATTTTACGCCCGCGGCAGGGGCAGGTAAAGCGAGAACATATAACGTGGGGAACGATGGGGATTCTGCCCTTGGAGCCGTCCCAAATTCCCCAATTGAATTAATCCCCGCGCGCGATCCGTACGACGCCGTCCTTTCAGCCGCGAGCCGTATATGCGAATGGGTGCAGGAACGGGGATACCGTTTTAAGGATATCGCCGTATTGTGCGGCGACCGCAAACGGTACGAAGGGATTCTGCGCCTCTCGTTCGACAGGTTAAAAATACCCCTCTTCGTGGATACGGAAACGGATATCCTGTCACATCCGTTAACGGAGCTGATACGCGCCGCGTTCGAAATCGTCAACCGAAATTACGGGTACGACAGCGTGTTCCGCTTCCTAAAAACGGGCCTGGTCGATTTGGACCGTAACGCCGTGGATATATTGGAAAACTACGCGGCGGCGCACGGCATCGCGGGGTACCGCTGGCGGTACGAAATGGCCGACCCCGCCGCGGAAGCGGCCCGCCAACGTTTTATGCGCGTGTTGGGCGATTTCGACCGGATTAAAAAGAAGTCTTCGGTCGTTTCCGTTTGCCGTAAGGTTTTCGATCTGTTGTACGCGCTGGACGTCCCCGCGGTGCTGTCGCGTTGGTTCGACGAATGTATGGCCGCGGGTAACCACGATACCGCGCGGATGCATAAGCAGGTTTGGCCGAAGATATGCGAGGTATTCGATAAGCTGGCTGAAATATTGGGCGATACGCTTGTCACGCCGCGGGAGTTCGCCGTTTTGCTGGACGCGGGGCTTTCGCAGGCGGGGTTGGGGCGCATCCCGCCCACGCTCGACCAAGTCGTGCTGGGTGATATGGGGCGCTCGAGATACCCCGCGATAAAAGCCATGATCGTGCTGGGCGCAAACGAAGGAGTGCTTCCCCCATTACCCGCCGAGCAAGGGCTGTTTACCGACGGCGAACGCGAACGCTTACGCAACGCCGACCTTGAACTCGCTCCAGATATAACGGGGCGCGTCAACGAGCAATCCTACGCGCTGTATTGCGCGTTGTCCCAACCGTCCGATACGCTCGCCTTTATTTACGCGGAGGGCGATTCGGGCGGGAAGGTATTGAGGCCGTCGCCCGTTGTGCGGGCGATACGGGCGCAGTTTCCGGCGGTCGTACCGAAAGCGGCCGCGCCCGTGCGTGAATACGTGCCGTTAACTTCTGACCTAATAGGTCAGAAGTTGCCTTCGCTTTCCCCAAAATCCGTAAACCGCCTTTTCGGGCCGGTGGTATACACGGCGGCGTCCCGTTTGGAAGCCTACGCCCGCTGTCCCTTCGCTTATTACATGACTTATTTACTCAAAGCCAAGCCGCGCAAGCTGTATGAAATCATGCCCGCCGATTTGGGCAGTCTATTCCATGACGTCGTCGCCAATTTCGCGCGGCGGTACCAATGGCAAGCCCGCACGAAAACGGAAATCGAGGAAATCGTAGGTTCGCTCGTACGGGAGCTCGTCCCCGAAAGCGAGGAAACCAACGCAACGGTTTACCACGGCTCCGCGCGCAACCGCTATATATTGGAAAAAGCGCGGCGGGTTTGCACGGCGTCGATTTGGGCGTTGGGCGAACAACTTAAGCAGGGGGAGTACGACCCCGCCTATACGGAATTGGACCTGCCCCCCGCGCCGCCCATCCCGTTGGGCAACGGACGGAGCCTCTCCCTTTCGGGGCGTATCGACCGTGCGGACTTGCTGGAGGGCGAAGACGGGAATACATACGTACGGATCATCGATTACAAGTCGGGCCGCGCCCGCTTTAATCCCGACGAGGTACGGCGCGGTACGCAATTGCAGCTTATGCTTTACATGAACGCGATGCTGGAAAGCCCCGATCTGACCAATAAAAACCCCAAACCCGGCGGCGTCTTCTACTTCCCCATCGGCGACCCGCTGCTTAAAACCGACCAACTTTTGGACGACGCCGCGCGCGAAGCGGGACTACTAAAGGCGTTCCGCATGTCGGGGGTGGATTTAAGCGATCCGAACGAATACGCCCGCTTAAGTAAAGACGCGAACGAAAAAATCAAGGACCTCACCCTGCGTTTGACGGAAGGCGTTATCGCGCCCGCGCCTTGCGTAAGCGGCGGCAGGAACCCGTGCGAATATTGCAACCATGGGGCGGCATGTAAAATCGAGTTCGGAATATAA
- a CDS encoding nitroreductase family protein, with protein sequence MVIQPISTRRSIRNFKSTPVSKEQLKALLEAAMLSPSACNTRPWRFIAITCRTTLNKLADAHNWAKMLYKAPAAIVMVALPETQENVQDGIARGYFPQDLGAATENILIQAEAMGLSTCWCGVYPKEPLIKAVREALELSESDLPFNIIAIGERDESPNARGFYDEAKVIWIE encoded by the coding sequence ATGGTTATCCAACCCATTTCCACCCGCCGCAGCATCCGAAACTTTAAATCCACCCCCGTATCCAAGGAACAATTGAAAGCGCTTTTGGAAGCCGCGATGCTTTCGCCATCAGCGTGCAACACACGTCCCTGGCGTTTTATCGCCATTACGTGCCGTACAACGCTCAACAAACTGGCCGACGCGCACAACTGGGCGAAGATGCTGTACAAGGCCCCCGCCGCCATCGTGATGGTCGCCCTGCCGGAAACGCAGGAGAACGTGCAGGACGGCATCGCGCGCGGGTATTTCCCGCAGGACCTGGGCGCGGCTACGGAAAATATCCTGATCCAAGCCGAGGCGATGGGCCTAAGTACCTGTTGGTGCGGCGTGTACCCGAAGGAACCGTTGATCAAAGCCGTACGGGAAGCGTTGGAGCTAAGCGAAAGTGACCTCCCCTTCAACATCATCGCAATCGGCGAGCGTGACGAATCCCCCAACGCGCGGGGCTTCTACGACGAGGCGAAAGTCATCTGGATCGAATAA
- a CDS encoding hydrolase, whose translation MLTLPAAEAIFRKYNKEAFHIRHALTVSGVLGYFARRYDPDREEYWRVVGILHDTDFELHPGAHCVAGIELLRAEDVPEDIICSALSHGWGMTDSPYEPRHEMEKILYAVDELTGLIWATALMRPSKSTQDLELSSVKKKFKDKKFAAGCSRETITKGAEMLGRTLDDLISETILAMRSCERDVEENA comes from the coding sequence ATGCTTACGCTCCCCGCCGCGGAAGCGATCTTCCGCAAATATAATAAGGAAGCCTTTCACATCCGGCACGCGTTGACCGTCAGCGGCGTGCTCGGGTACTTCGCCCGCCGATACGACCCCGACCGCGAGGAATATTGGCGCGTTGTGGGTATACTGCACGATACGGACTTTGAATTGCATCCCGGCGCGCATTGCGTGGCGGGCATCGAACTCCTGCGCGCGGAAGACGTACCCGAGGACATCATTTGCTCGGCTTTGAGCCACGGCTGGGGGATGACCGATTCGCCCTACGAACCGCGGCACGAAATGGAGAAAATCCTGTACGCCGTGGATGAACTCACCGGATTGATATGGGCGACGGCGCTAATGCGCCCGAGCAAATCCACGCAGGACCTCGAGCTCTCCAGCGTGAAGAAAAAGTTTAAGGATAAAAAATTCGCGGCGGGATGCTCGCGTGAAACGATAACAAAGGGCGCGGAAATGCTGGGCAGGACACTCGACGATTTGATCAGCGAGACGATCCTGGCTATGCGTTCCTGCGAAAGGGATGTGGAAGAAAATGCCTAA
- the tyrS gene encoding tyrosine--tRNA ligase yields MPNVYNTLKERGYIAQCTHEDELRDLLGKESVTFYMGYDPTADSLTTGHLLTLMVHKHMQDAGHRFITLMGTGTGMIGDPGDRTDMRRVMTREEVNHNIACFKEQCAHFIRYGEGGAIMEENDWLLGLSLVDFMRDYGVHFNVNRMLAAECYKSRLEEGLTAFELTYMLMQAYDFLELYKRYNCRLQLGGSDQWGNIIAGIDLIRKKENVQVYGLTNVLLTASDGSKMGKSAGNAVWLSAKKTTPYDFYQHWRNTVDADVIRNLKWFTFLPLDEIQAMAQWQGAEINQAKDILAYEVTKIVHGEGEARKAQDAARALFAGGGGEAESMPCTDIPRAEAEEGINIVVLLEKTGLVKSRSEARQLIAQGGIKLNDTKIENHDRIINVNDFDGSGFLLIQKGKKIYHRGRLV; encoded by the coding sequence ATGCCTAACGTATACAATACTTTAAAAGAACGCGGCTACATCGCCCAATGCACCCACGAGGACGAGCTGCGCGACTTGCTCGGCAAAGAATCTGTCACGTTCTACATGGGGTACGACCCTACCGCCGACAGCTTGACCACCGGCCATTTGTTAACCCTTATGGTGCACAAGCATATGCAGGACGCGGGGCACCGGTTTATCACGCTCATGGGTACAGGTACGGGTATGATCGGCGACCCCGGAGACCGTACCGACATGCGGCGCGTCATGACGCGCGAGGAAGTCAACCACAACATCGCTTGCTTTAAGGAACAATGCGCCCATTTCATTCGATACGGCGAAGGTGGCGCCATCATGGAGGAAAACGATTGGCTGCTCGGTTTGTCGCTGGTGGATTTTATGCGCGACTACGGCGTGCATTTCAACGTCAACCGCATGTTGGCGGCCGAATGTTATAAATCACGTTTGGAAGAAGGGCTCACGGCGTTCGAACTCACCTACATGCTGATGCAGGCCTACGACTTCCTTGAACTCTACAAACGGTACAATTGCCGCTTGCAACTCGGCGGAAGCGACCAATGGGGTAATATCATCGCGGGTATCGACCTGATACGTAAAAAGGAAAACGTCCAAGTCTACGGCTTAACCAACGTTCTGCTTACCGCTTCGGACGGCAGTAAGATGGGAAAGTCCGCGGGCAACGCGGTTTGGCTTTCCGCGAAGAAAACCACCCCCTACGATTTCTACCAGCATTGGCGCAACACCGTGGATGCCGACGTGATCCGCAACCTTAAATGGTTTACCTTCCTGCCGCTGGATGAAATCCAAGCGATGGCGCAATGGCAGGGTGCGGAAATAAACCAAGCCAAGGATATACTCGCATACGAGGTGACCAAAATCGTCCACGGCGAAGGGGAAGCGCGTAAGGCGCAAGACGCGGCAAGAGCGTTGTTTGCCGGGGGCGGCGGGGAAGCGGAATCCATGCCCTGTACGGACATCCCGCGCGCGGAAGCGGAGGAAGGCATCAATATCGTGGTTTTGCTTGAAAAAACGGGTTTGGTCAAATCCCGCAGCGAGGCGCGCCAGCTCATCGCGCAGGGCGGTATTAAATTAAACGAT